The window GCAGAGACCGGCGTATTGCTGCCAATCGGTGAGCGAGACGAGGGGCAAACGGTTCGCGCAGCAGATGTGGCATACGTCCAGCGGGAGAGGTTGCCACAAGGTGCGCTACCAGCGCGCTTCGGCGACATCGTTCCTGACCTGGTGGTGGAGGTCACGTCGCCGTCGGACACCTACGCGATGGTGGCGGAGAAGGTGAACGACTGGCTGCGGGCGGGCGTGCGGATGGTGTGGGTGGTGGATACGTCCAACCGGCAGGTGAGCGTGCATCGCCCCGATCAGCCTGTGCGAGTGTTTGGGGAAGAGGACGTCCTTTCTGGCGAGGATGTATTGCCCGGCTTTGAATGCAGGGTGTCGGAGCTTTTCGCGTGGTAAAGGCGGGGAAAGGCGATGGCGGTTGCGACCGAGAAGCGGACATACACGGTAGACGAGTTCTGGGAGCTGTGTCACCAGACCGACAAGCGGCTGGAACTGGTCAGGGGGGAACTGAGGGAGTTGGCACCTGCAAACGATGAACATGGCTACATCGCGATGCAGATTGCTGTTGTCGTGTCGCAATTTGTGAAGCAACATCAACTGGGTTACACGTTCGCTGCGGAGACGGGCTTTGTGCTATCGGAGGAGCCTGCGACCGTGCGCGCGCCCGATTTTGCCTACGTGTCACGTGACCGCGCCCCTGAACGCTGGTCGCGCCATTTTGCGCGGTTTGTTCCCGACCTGGTGGCGGAGGTCGTCTCTCCAACCGACACCTATGGCGAAGTGGCGCAGAAGGTGCAGGACTGGCTGGACTTCGGGGTGCGCATGGTCTGGGTGGTAGACCCTGCTACCCGAACGGTGGCGGTACATCGTGGCGGGGGTACGTTTAGGATTTACGGCGAGGGAGACACACTCGCTGGCGAAGACGTGTTGCCCGGCTTCGAGTGCAAGGTGTCTGACATCTTTTCATAAAGAGGATAACGGGAGGTTAGCAATATCGATGGCTACAGGCAAAGTGGCGCAGGTCATGGGACCGGTGGTGGATGCGCGGTTTCCCGCAGGGGAACTGCCAGCTATCTTGAATGCAGTGTCCATCGACGACCCCGCACGCGGCATCCATCTGGTGTGCGAGGTAGCTCAGCATTTGGGCGACGACATGGTGCGCTGCATCGCGCTCGACTCCACGGACGGGCTGGTTCGTGGGATGCCAGTAGTGGACACAGGCGGTCCGATTTCCGTCCCGGTGGGGCCCGAAACACTGGGCAGGGTGTTCAACCTGCTTGGTGAACCCATCGACGAGCGCGGGCCGGTCAACGCCCAGAAGCGTATGCCCATCCACCGCCCCGCCCCATCCTTTGAGGAGCAATCCACCACCACCGAGATTCTGGAAACGGGTCTGAAGGTCATCGACCTGCTGACGCCGTTCAACAAAGGTGGAAAGATTGGACTGTTCGGTGGCGCAGGTCTGGGCAAAACGGTGCTGATCCAGGAGCTCATTCGCAACATCGCGACCGAGCACGGTGGCGTCTCGGTGTTTGCGGGCGTGGGCGAGCGCACCCGCGAGGGCAATGACCTGTGGCTGGAAATGAACCATTCCGGCGTCATCAACAAGACGTGTATGGTGTTCGGGCAGATGAACGAGCCGCCGGGCGCGCGCCTGCGCGTGGGCTTAACCGCTTTGACGATGGCGGAATACTTCCGCGATGAACAGGGACAGGATGTGCTGCTATTCATCGACAACATCTTTCGCTTCGTGCAGGCGGGTTCGGAAGTGTCCGCGCTGTTGGGGCGTATTCCCAGTGCGGTTGGTTACCAGCCCACCCTGGGTACCGAGATGGGCGCCTTGCAGGAGCGCATCACCTCCACGAAGCGAGGTTCTATCACCTCTGTGCAGGCGATTTACGTGCCCGCCGACGACCCGACTGACCCCGCCCCGGCGACCACCTTCTCGCACCTGGACGCATACGTCTACTTGGAGCGGCGGATTGCGGAAAAGGGTATCTACCCGGCGGTAGACCCACTGGCGTCGATGTCGCGTAACCTCGACCCCAATATCGTGGGGCAGGAGCATTACGAGGTCGCCCGCGCGGTGCAGGCGATTCTGCAGCGTTACAAAGAGCTGCAGGACATCATCGCCATTCTGGGCATCGATGAGCTGTCGGACGAGGACAAGCTGCTGGTGGCACGCGCCCGCAAGATCGAGCGCTTCCTGTCGCAGCCGTTCTTCGTGGCGGAACAGTTCACGGGCAACCCTGGCAAGTACGTTTCCATCGCCGACACGGTGCGCTCCTTCAAGGAGATTGTGGAAGGCAAGCACGACGACCTGCCCGAGCAGGCGTTCTACATGGTGGGCACCATCGAGGATGCCATCGAGAAGGCGCAGCGTCTGCTGGCTCAGGCATAGTGGAGGCACACGATGGCGAAGACCTTCCATCTGGAAATTGTCACTCCGGACCGCGCGCTGCTGTCCGAAGAGGTGGTCAGCATCATCGCGCCCGGAGCAGAAGGGTACCTGGGCGTGCTGGCGAACCATGCGCCGCTGGTCACCGAGTTGAACGTGGGTATCCTGCGCATTCGATACCCTGACGATACCGAGGAGAACGTGGCGGTTTCAGGCGGATTTATGGAGGTCGCCAACAATCGGGTGCTGGTGCTGGCGGACGCCGCCGAACGTCCACAGGATATCGATATCCAGCGGGCAAGGGAGGCTTTGATTCGTGCCAGACAGATGCTTCAGGACCCGACCGTAGACCACGATCGCGCGCGCATGGCGCTGGAGCGTGCCATCACTCAGTTGC is drawn from Bacillota bacterium and contains these coding sequences:
- a CDS encoding Uma2 family endonuclease; this encodes MAVATEKRTYSVDEFWQLCHQTDKRLELIRGELRELTPTGWQHGVVVVNATRLLSNYVVTHRLGIVLGAETGVLLPIGERDEGQTVRAADVAYVQRERLPQGALPARFGDIVPDLVVEVTSPSDTYAMVAEKVNDWLRAGVRMVWVVDTSNRQVSVHRPDQPVRVFGEEDVLSGEDVLPGFECRVSELFAW
- a CDS encoding Uma2 family endonuclease; translation: MAVATEKRTYTVDEFWELCHQTDKRLELVRGELRELAPANDEHGYIAMQIAVVVSQFVKQHQLGYTFAAETGFVLSEEPATVRAPDFAYVSRDRAPERWSRHFARFVPDLVAEVVSPTDTYGEVAQKVQDWLDFGVRMVWVVDPATRTVAVHRGGGTFRIYGEGDTLAGEDVLPGFECKVSDIFS
- the atpD gene encoding F0F1 ATP synthase subunit beta; its protein translation is MATGKVAQVMGPVVDARFPAGELPAILNAVSIDDPARGIHLVCEVAQHLGDDMVRCIALDSTDGLVRGMPVVDTGGPISVPVGPETLGRVFNLLGEPIDERGPVNAQKRMPIHRPAPSFEEQSTTTEILETGLKVIDLLTPFNKGGKIGLFGGAGLGKTVLIQELIRNIATEHGGVSVFAGVGERTREGNDLWLEMNHSGVINKTCMVFGQMNEPPGARLRVGLTALTMAEYFRDEQGQDVLLFIDNIFRFVQAGSEVSALLGRIPSAVGYQPTLGTEMGALQERITSTKRGSITSVQAIYVPADDPTDPAPATTFSHLDAYVYLERRIAEKGIYPAVDPLASMSRNLDPNIVGQEHYEVARAVQAILQRYKELQDIIAILGIDELSDEDKLLVARARKIERFLSQPFFVAEQFTGNPGKYVSIADTVRSFKEIVEGKHDDLPEQAFYMVGTIEDAIEKAQRLLAQA
- a CDS encoding F0F1 ATP synthase subunit epsilon, producing the protein MAKTFHLEIVTPDRALLSEEVVSIIAPGAEGYLGVLANHAPLVTELNVGILRIRYPDDTEENVAVSGGFMEVANNRVLVLADAAERPQDIDIQRAREALIRARQMLQDPTVDHDRARMALERAITQLRVAGVELSGGLDED